A stretch of the Elusimicrobiota bacterium genome encodes the following:
- a CDS encoding efflux RND transporter permease subunit: MNLSESWIRRPVMTTLVMGGILFFGLLSYRQLPINNLPDVDFPTVSVTANLPGANPETMASTVATPLEKQFSTIAGIESMTSASTLGSTTINIQFSLNRKIDAAALDVNSAIAAAMGVLPRNMPNPPTYQKVNPADMPIIFLAVTSESLPVTALNDFAENVLIAHLSSVDGVALVDSVPPQRYAVRVQVNPERLADHGIGIDEVASALKKGNVNMPVGTLDGPRSAYTLDSNGQLRSAKEFNSLIVAYQNGYPLRIQDLGRAIDGVENDRTGMTYYKGGKKHLGLVLRVRKQIGANTVAVADRIKAKLPALRAAMPGAVDLDLVYDQSDFIRESINDVQLTMVATIVLVVVVIFLFIRALKPTIIPSLVVPLSLVAVFPLMGLLGYTLNNLSLMALTLSIGFVVDDAVVVLENIIRRMEAGETAEEAALRGSREIGFTVLSMTVSLAIVFVPIMFMGGILGRLFREFSVCITAAILCSGFLSLTLTPMLASRLLAGFTQSSQGRFFSALERGFEAMRQGYARSLAWTMRRRRQALIFTAVVTVAMILVFKALPKGFLPTQDQYFFRIFSQVDDKTSYIDMARHQELLDEALLQDPDVASAEFCSIVGFGGDNKALVFVSLKPRSQRRHSVDEIIARLRPKLNAVPGLVVSLVNPPVITIGSRLATAQWQFTLQSTDLDDLYKHGALMEDKIRKMPALTDVKSDLEIRKPKLAIEVDRDKASLLGVTLEQVQDAFYSAYGARQVSIIYAPTNFYYVILEVEPRFRQEPLSLQKLYIRSSGGSLIPLGTVARVTETVSPLSVNHSGQIPAATIAFNLKPGQSIGPVIEELKRYAHETLPATISTSFQGTAQAFQSSLSSMGFLLVVTVVLIYLVLGILYESFIHPLTILTALPLAGFGALAALWLLRMELDMYAYVGIIMLVGIVKKNGIMMVDFALEAERSQQLGSEAAITQACLARFRPILMTTLAAIFGTLPIALGLGAGGEARQPLGVAVVGGLLFSQLFTLYITPVFYVYMDGLSRRLGKRPGGAP; the protein is encoded by the coding sequence GTGAACCTCTCCGAGAGCTGGATCCGCCGTCCGGTCATGACCACCTTGGTCATGGGCGGCATCCTCTTCTTCGGCCTGCTCAGCTACCGCCAGCTGCCGATCAACAACCTGCCGGACGTGGACTTCCCGACCGTCAGCGTCACGGCCAACCTCCCCGGGGCCAACCCCGAGACCATGGCCTCCACCGTGGCCACCCCGCTGGAGAAGCAGTTCTCCACCATCGCGGGCATCGAGTCCATGACCTCGGCCAGCACGTTGGGCTCCACCACCATCAACATCCAGTTCTCCTTGAACCGCAAGATCGACGCGGCCGCGCTCGATGTCAACTCCGCCATCGCCGCGGCCATGGGCGTGCTGCCGCGCAACATGCCCAACCCGCCGACCTACCAGAAGGTCAACCCCGCGGACATGCCCATCATCTTTTTGGCCGTGACCTCGGAGAGCCTGCCCGTGACCGCGCTCAACGACTTCGCGGAGAACGTGCTCATCGCGCACCTCTCCTCCGTGGACGGCGTGGCCTTGGTGGACTCGGTCCCGCCGCAGAGGTACGCCGTCCGTGTGCAGGTCAACCCCGAGCGCCTGGCCGACCACGGCATCGGCATCGACGAGGTGGCCTCGGCGCTCAAGAAGGGCAACGTGAACATGCCCGTGGGGACCCTGGACGGCCCCCGCTCCGCCTACACCTTGGACTCCAACGGCCAACTGCGCAGCGCCAAGGAGTTCAACTCGCTCATCGTCGCCTACCAGAACGGCTACCCCTTGCGGATCCAGGACCTGGGGCGGGCCATCGACGGGGTGGAGAACGACCGCACCGGGATGACTTATTACAAGGGCGGCAAGAAGCACTTGGGCCTGGTCCTGCGCGTGCGCAAGCAGATCGGGGCCAACACCGTGGCGGTGGCAGACCGGATCAAGGCCAAGCTCCCGGCCCTGCGCGCGGCCATGCCCGGGGCCGTGGACCTGGACCTCGTCTACGACCAGTCGGACTTCATCCGGGAATCGATCAATGACGTCCAGCTCACCATGGTCGCCACCATCGTCCTGGTCGTGGTGGTCATCTTCCTTTTCATCCGGGCTCTCAAGCCGACCATCATCCCGAGCCTGGTCGTGCCGCTCTCCTTGGTGGCGGTGTTCCCGCTCATGGGCTTGCTCGGCTACACCCTCAACAACCTCTCCCTCATGGCCCTGACCCTCTCCATCGGCTTCGTGGTGGACGACGCGGTCGTGGTCCTGGAGAACATCATCCGCCGCATGGAGGCGGGGGAGACCGCCGAGGAGGCGGCGCTGCGGGGCTCGCGCGAGATCGGCTTCACGGTCCTGTCCATGACCGTGTCCTTGGCCATCGTCTTCGTGCCCATCATGTTCATGGGCGGCATCCTGGGCCGGCTGTTCCGGGAGTTCTCCGTGTGCATCACGGCCGCGATCCTGTGCTCGGGCTTCCTGTCTTTGACCTTGACCCCGATGCTCGCCAGCCGACTGCTCGCGGGCTTCACCCAATCCTCGCAGGGCCGCTTCTTCTCGGCTTTGGAGCGGGGCTTCGAGGCCATGCGCCAGGGCTACGCCCGGTCCTTGGCCTGGACCATGCGCCGCCGCCGCCAGGCCCTGATCTTCACGGCGGTGGTGACGGTCGCCATGATCCTCGTGTTCAAGGCTTTGCCCAAGGGCTTTCTGCCCACCCAGGACCAGTATTTCTTCCGCATCTTCTCCCAGGTGGACGACAAGACCTCCTACATCGACATGGCCCGCCACCAGGAGCTCCTGGACGAGGCCCTGCTCCAGGACCCGGACGTGGCCTCGGCCGAGTTCTGCTCGATCGTGGGCTTCGGCGGCGACAACAAGGCCTTGGTCTTCGTGAGCCTCAAGCCCCGCAGCCAGCGCCGGCACTCGGTCGACGAGATCATCGCGCGCCTGCGGCCCAAGCTCAACGCGGTGCCGGGGCTGGTGGTCTCGCTGGTCAACCCTCCGGTCATCACCATCGGCTCGCGGCTGGCCACGGCCCAGTGGCAGTTCACCCTGCAATCGACCGACCTCGACGACCTCTACAAGCACGGCGCCTTGATGGAGGACAAGATCCGCAAGATGCCGGCTTTGACCGACGTCAAGTCGGACCTGGAGATCCGCAAGCCCAAGCTGGCCATCGAGGTGGACCGGGACAAGGCCTCCTTGCTGGGCGTGACCTTGGAGCAGGTCCAGGACGCATTCTACTCGGCCTACGGGGCGCGGCAGGTCTCCATCATCTACGCCCCGACCAACTTCTACTACGTGATCCTGGAGGTGGAGCCCCGGTTCCGGCAGGAGCCGCTCTCCCTTCAGAAGCTCTACATCAGGTCCTCGGGCGGCAGCCTGATCCCCCTGGGCACCGTGGCCCGGGTCACCGAGACCGTCTCGCCCCTCTCGGTCAACCACTCGGGGCAGATCCCGGCCGCCACCATCGCGTTCAACCTCAAGCCCGGCCAGTCCATCGGCCCGGTGATCGAGGAATTGAAGCGCTACGCCCACGAGACCCTGCCGGCGACCATCAGCACGAGCTTCCAGGGCACGGCGCAGGCCTTCCAGTCCTCCCTGTCCAGCATGGGCTTCTTGCTCGTGGTCACCGTGGTCCTCATCTACCTGGTGCTGGGCATCCTCTACGAGAGCTTCATCCACCCCCTGACCATCCTGACCGCCCTGCCGCTGGCCGGCTTCGGGGCGCTGGCGGCCCTGTGGCTGCTGCGCATGGAGCTCGACATGTACGCCTACGTCGGCATCATCATGCTGGTGGGCATCGTCAAGAAGAACGGCATCATGATGGTGGACTTCGCTCTGGAGGCGGAGCGCTCCCAGCAGCTCGGCAGCGAGGCCGCCATCACCCAGGCCTGCCTGGCGCGCTTCCGGCCGATCCTCATGACCACGCTGGCGGCCATCTTCGGCACCCTGCCCATCGCCCTGGGCCTGGGCGCGGGCGGCGAAGCCCGCCAGCCCCTCGGCGTCGCCGTGGTCGGCGGGCTCCTCTTCTCCCAGCTCTTCACCCTCTACATCACGCCGGTCTTCTATGTCTACATGGACGGGCTCTCGAGGCGGCTGGGCAAACGGCCAGGAGGCGCTCCTTGA
- a CDS encoding DUF47 family protein: MKRDADSLFSPSFPFHKLLCEQARLFAESAAALAAVLQDGGDISEKCSRVHAVAGAAEAGAREVARQLSLTFLLPRDRDDIHELNLAFSSCIQAAKAVAVRVGLYGLSQVRGPARELAADIVAMASAIEQMLRIMNRGQGVEAQVRGVAQAREEADRFLLVGLGELYELPASRPEGVLEIVKWSHVYDRIEAVIDRAERVAQIIEGIALKRV; encoded by the coding sequence TTGAAACGCGACGCGGACAGCCTGTTCAGCCCGTCATTCCCGTTCCACAAGCTCCTCTGCGAACAGGCGCGGCTCTTCGCCGAGAGCGCCGCGGCCTTGGCCGCGGTCCTGCAGGACGGCGGCGATATCTCCGAGAAATGCTCCCGGGTCCACGCCGTCGCGGGCGCGGCCGAGGCGGGCGCGCGCGAGGTGGCCCGCCAGCTCTCGCTCACCTTCCTCCTGCCGCGCGACCGCGACGACATCCACGAGCTCAACCTCGCCTTCTCCTCCTGCATCCAGGCGGCCAAGGCCGTGGCCGTCCGGGTCGGCCTTTACGGCCTCAGCCAGGTCCGCGGCCCGGCCCGGGAGCTGGCCGCGGACATCGTGGCGATGGCCTCGGCGATCGAACAGATGCTCCGGATCATGAACCGCGGCCAGGGCGTGGAGGCGCAGGTCCGCGGCGTCGCCCAGGCGCGGGAGGAAGCGGACCGGTTCCTCCTGGTCGGCCTGGGCGAGCTCTACGAGCTGCCCGCCTCCCGGCCCGAGGGCGTGCTCGAGATCGTCAAGTGGTCCCACGTCTACGACCGGATCGAGGCGGTGATCGACCGCGCCGAGCGCGTGGCCCAGATCATCGAGGGCATCGCGCTCAAGCGCGTGTGA
- a CDS encoding OmpA family protein: MRRRFLGALGLAVFLSAPAAAADGGKQGAWELGAYGGQGFLLDDYGTDHLKDSGLVGGRIAYWLVASISLEPSYQWLFTKTDRALRANDGASIQSFRFDLLYHFLPGKPFRPFLALGPGWERTVVGQSYTSDDLGVNAGLGFHWFFTDWLALRVDGRYIYTEIDKLASERQHNVEATGGVSFFFGGRPPADAVRAPEKPIDSDHDGVPDGIDQCPDTPAGTEVDEKGCPVIVDSDGDGVPDPADKCPDTPRGTKVDEMGCPLVTKSRGVLQGVVFEFGKAALTSGSQEVLEFVAQELAEFPDVKVEVQGHTDDIGPDAANVKLSQARAQSVVDYLVSQGIERDRLVANGYGPSVPITDNKTPAGRLMNRRVELKWLEK; encoded by the coding sequence ATGCGTAGGAGATTCCTGGGCGCTCTGGGACTCGCGGTCTTTCTGTCGGCTCCGGCGGCGGCGGCCGATGGAGGCAAGCAGGGTGCCTGGGAGTTGGGCGCGTACGGCGGCCAGGGCTTCCTTCTCGACGACTACGGGACGGACCATCTCAAGGACAGCGGTCTCGTGGGCGGCAGGATCGCGTACTGGCTCGTTGCCAGCATCAGCCTTGAGCCCTCCTATCAGTGGCTGTTCACCAAGACCGATCGCGCGTTGCGCGCCAATGACGGCGCCTCGATCCAATCCTTCCGGTTCGACCTGCTGTATCACTTCCTGCCCGGGAAACCGTTCCGGCCCTTCCTGGCCTTGGGGCCGGGCTGGGAACGCACGGTGGTCGGTCAATCCTACACCTCAGACGACCTGGGCGTGAACGCCGGCCTGGGCTTCCACTGGTTCTTCACCGACTGGCTCGCCCTGCGGGTCGACGGCCGCTACATCTATACGGAGATCGACAAACTGGCTTCCGAGCGCCAGCACAACGTCGAAGCGACGGGCGGGGTGTCGTTCTTCTTCGGAGGCCGGCCGCCGGCGGACGCCGTCCGCGCGCCCGAGAAGCCGATCGACTCCGACCATGACGGCGTGCCCGACGGCATCGACCAGTGCCCGGACACGCCGGCTGGGACCGAGGTCGACGAAAAAGGCTGCCCGGTGATCGTGGACAGCGACGGCGACGGCGTCCCGGACCCCGCGGACAAGTGCCCCGACACACCCCGGGGGACCAAAGTGGACGAGATGGGCTGCCCGCTGGTGACCAAGTCCCGCGGCGTCTTGCAGGGGGTGGTCTTCGAGTTCGGGAAGGCCGCGCTGACGTCAGGCTCCCAGGAGGTTCTGGAGTTCGTGGCGCAAGAGCTGGCCGAGTTCCCGGACGTGAAGGTGGAGGTCCAGGGACACACGGACGACATCGGTCCCGATGCCGCCAACGTGAAGCTCTCGCAGGCCAGGGCGCAGTCCGTGGTCGACTACCTCGTGTCCCAGGGCATCGAGAGGGACAGGCTGGTGGCCAACGGTTACGGCCCCTCCGTGCCGATCACGGACAACAAGACGCCGGCCGGCCGATTGATGAACCGCCGGGTCGAGCTCAAGTGGCTCGAGAAGTAG
- a CDS encoding alpha-amylase family glycosyl hydrolase, with protein MIRPWTEDVVYMILIDRFHRGGNPALPPEPPFHGGNLAGVREKLDYLGDLGVTALWLSPVYQNQRDGYHGYWPVDFYAVDPRFGTLAELQELVRECHGRGLKVLLDMVLNHAGYDHPMARDPRTRAWFHHGGEIRWFDQKSLERGSLHGLPDFAQEKDEVARYLIDMSLWWREQTGVDGFRLDAVKHVPAAFWKRFSRELHARAGPDFLLLGEVLRGIPRYIARYQREDGIDSLFDVPFADTVRSALSRDSEEPGASLLQRLRELRREWRTMLFNEILRKLCAGRPTDMRWFSDLAHSERAYARPELLAPFIDNHDMSRFASEAQPSLPRLRMALALLMTWRGIPVLTYGTESGMPGRTHGDHRGPMRFGAAPELHADLRALIRLRRATPALTAGSQRQVFADREVYAFLREAPESRVLVALNNSSLHQRRALELPEGAPTGAWRDALGGEEFHVPGRALDLRLEPRSARILVASRR; from the coding sequence ATGATAAGGCCCTGGACCGAGGACGTGGTCTACATGATCCTCATCGACCGCTTCCACCGGGGAGGGAACCCGGCCCTGCCCCCCGAGCCCCCCTTCCATGGCGGCAACCTCGCGGGCGTGCGCGAGAAGCTCGACTACCTCGGAGACCTCGGCGTGACGGCCCTCTGGCTGAGCCCGGTGTACCAGAACCAGCGCGACGGCTACCACGGCTACTGGCCCGTGGACTTCTACGCGGTCGACCCGCGCTTCGGGACGCTGGCCGAGCTCCAGGAGCTGGTGCGGGAGTGCCATGGGCGGGGCCTCAAGGTCCTGCTCGACATGGTCCTCAACCACGCGGGCTACGACCATCCCATGGCGCGCGACCCGCGCACCCGCGCCTGGTTCCACCACGGGGGCGAGATCCGCTGGTTCGACCAGAAGAGCCTGGAGCGCGGCTCCTTGCACGGCCTGCCCGACTTCGCCCAGGAGAAAGACGAGGTCGCGCGCTACCTCATCGACATGTCGCTGTGGTGGCGGGAGCAGACCGGGGTGGACGGCTTCCGCCTGGACGCGGTCAAGCACGTGCCCGCCGCCTTCTGGAAGCGCTTCAGCCGCGAGCTCCACGCCCGGGCCGGACCGGATTTCCTGCTCCTGGGCGAGGTGCTGCGCGGCATCCCGCGCTACATCGCGCGCTACCAGCGCGAGGACGGCATCGACTCCCTCTTCGACGTGCCCTTCGCCGACACGGTGCGCAGCGCCTTGAGCCGCGACAGCGAGGAGCCCGGCGCGAGCTTGCTGCAGCGCCTGCGCGAGCTTCGGCGCGAGTGGCGCACCATGCTCTTCAACGAGATCCTGCGCAAGCTCTGCGCTGGCCGCCCGACCGACATGCGCTGGTTCTCCGACCTGGCGCACTCCGAGCGAGCCTACGCGCGGCCCGAGCTTCTGGCCCCCTTCATAGACAACCACGACATGAGCCGCTTCGCCAGCGAGGCCCAGCCCTCCCTGCCGCGCCTGAGGATGGCCTTGGCGCTGCTGATGACCTGGCGCGGGATACCGGTGCTCACCTACGGCACCGAGTCCGGCATGCCGGGCCGGACCCACGGAGACCACCGGGGGCCCATGCGCTTCGGCGCGGCCCCCGAACTGCACGCCGACCTGCGCGCCCTCATCCGTCTGCGCCGCGCGACGCCCGCCCTCACCGCGGGGAGCCAGCGCCAGGTCTTCGCGGACCGGGAGGTCTACGCTTTCCTGAGGGAGGCTCCGGAGAGCCGCGTGCTGGTGGCGCTCAATAATTCCAGCCTGCACCAGCGGCGCGCGCTCGAACTTCCCGAAGGGGCGCCGACCGGAGCTTGGCGCGACGCGCTCGGCGGCGAGGAGTTCCACGTCCCAGGCCGGGCTTTGGACCTGCGCTTGGAGCCCCGCAGCGCGCGCATCCTCGTTGCGAGCCGCCGCTGA